In one Heteronotia binoei isolate CCM8104 ecotype False Entrance Well chromosome 1, APGP_CSIRO_Hbin_v1, whole genome shotgun sequence genomic region, the following are encoded:
- the LOC132588445 gene encoding ETS translocation variant 3-like gives MKAGCSIVEKSEGGGGYHFPDWAYKTESSPGSRQIQLWHFILELLQKEEFRHVIAWQQGEYGEFVIKDPDEVARLWGRRKCKPQMNYDKLSRALRYYYNKRILHKTKGKRFTYKFNFNKLVMPNYPFINIRPNGVVPQSAPPVPTASSRFHFPPLDSHSPTEDPQPNRFSARSMVPAGPEPLNNGSFGEKSSPVPERDGSSPDWRHGVDLLPSSRNSASGAAGIGPPKRKPELVLPLFSRPGIYPDPHSPFAVSPLAARGGVLNVPISPALSLTPTLFSYSPSPGLSPFPGSSCFSFNPDDMKHYLHSQACSVFNYHLSPRTFPRYPGLLIPPLQRQGPPPEEQPPFPIKLQPPPVGRKNRERPESSSGAGASQAPPPSPPHVKMEPVLDKEAESPESPEKKDQEAGKALFARPVAPSWPTPAPLPKQEEGGGDRSPQEKREDAAMPPKLRLKRRWHGDRPADFLEGGKPYWGESPLSNPHSLGAPKAVAAAGAADV, from the exons ATGAAGGCTGGCTGCAGCATTGTGGAGaagtcagaaggaggaggag GCTACCACTTCCCCGACTGGGCCTACAAGACGGAGTCCAGCCCGGGCTCCCGCCAAATCCAGCTCTGGCACTTCATCCTGGAGCTGCTGCAGAAAGAGGAGTTCCGCCACGTCATCGCCTGGCAGCAGGGGGAGTACGGGGAGTTTGTGATCAAGGACCCCGACGAGGTGGCGCGCCTGTGGGGCAGGAGGAAGTGCAAGCCGCAGATGAACTACGACAAGCTGAGCCGGGCCCTCAg aTACTATTACAATAAAAGGATCCTTCACAAGACCAAGGGGAAGAGGTTCACCTACAAGTTCAACTTCAATAAGCTGGTGATGCCCAATTACCCCTTCATCAACATCCGGCCCAACG GTGTCGTCCCGCAGAGCGCCCCTCCTGTCCCCACGGCTTCCTCCCGCTTCCACTTCCCTCCGCTGGACAGCCACTCTCCCACCGAGGACCCCCAGCCGAACCGCTTCTCGGCCCGATCCATGGTGCCGGCGGGCCCAGAGCCCCTCAACAACGGCAGCTTCGGCGAGAAGTCTTCTCCGGTGCCGGAGCGGGACGGCAGCTCTCCCGACTGGAGGCACGGGGTGGACCTCCTGCCCTCCTCGCGCAACTCAGCCTCCGGCGCGGCCGGGATCGGCCCCCCCAAACGCAAGCCAGAGTTGGTGCTTCCTCTCTTCAGCCGGCCGGGGATCTACCCTGACCCCCACAGCCCTTTTGCCGTCTCCCCCCTCGCTGCCCGCGGGGGCGTCCTGAATGTCCCCATCTCCCCGGCCTTGTCCCTGACCCCCACCCTCTTCTCCTACAGCCCCTCCCCGGGCCTGAGCCCCTTCCCGGGCAGCAGCTGTTTCTCCTTCAACCCCGACGACATGAAGCACTATCTCCACTCGCAGGCCTGCTCCGTCTTCAACTACCACCTCAGCCCGAGGACTTTCCCCCGCTACCCCGGCCTGCTGATCCCGCCCCTGCAGCGCCAGGGACCGCCTCCGGAGGAGCAGCCCCCCTTCCCCATCAAGCTGCAGCCCCCGCCGGTGGGGCGCAAGAACCGAGAGAGGCCTGAGAGCAGCAGTGGGGCGGGGGCTTCCCAGGCGCCTCCCCCTTCGCCGCCTCATGTCAAGATGGAGCCTGTTTTGGACAAGGAGGCCGAGAGCCCGGAGTCCCCGGAGAAGAAGGACCAGGAAGCGGGGAAGGCGCTCTttgccaggccagtggccccctcgTGGCCCACCCCAGCCCCCTTGCCCAagcaggaggaaggagggggggaccGGAGCCCCCAGGAGAAGAGGGAAGATGCAGCCATGCCCCCCAAGCTGCGCCTCAAGCGCCGTTGGCATGGTGACCGGCCGGCGGACTtcctggagggggggaagccctacTGGGGGGAGAGTCCCCTCAGCAACCCCCACAGCCTGGGGGCTCCCAAGGCCGTGGCAGCCGCAGGGGCGGCAGATGTGTAG
- the MRPL24 gene encoding large ribosomal subunit protein uL24m, giving the protein MRLWAALRVAQKVPLPPHYRYGMSRPGTAADKHKNPPGIRRKKLWVEPIAHHEWKFFQGDTVQILIGRDAGKQGLVAQVIRQRNWVVVEGLNVHYRYVGKTAIHPGTYVASEAPLLVNQVALVDPTDRNPTEVEWRYTEEGERVRVSMRTGRIIPQPPVIREDGIVPEQWKDGPKDTSVEDALEKTYTPSLKTFQEEVMELQGIVETRTFRKSYWY; this is encoded by the exons ATGCGGCTGTGGGCGGCGCTGCGGGTGGCGCAGAAGGTGCCGCTGCCTCCGCACTACCGCTACGGCATGAGCCGCCCGGGCACGGCGGCCGACAAGCACAAGAACCCGCCCGGCATCCGCCGCAAGAAGCTCTGGGTGGAGCCCATCGCCCACCACGAGTGGAAGTTCTTCCAGGGAGACACG gtGCAGATCCTGATCGGGAGGGACGCCGGCAAGCAGGGGCTGGTGGCCCAGGTCATCCGCCAGCGCAACTGGGTCGTCGTGGAGGGCCTAAACGTG CATTACCGCTACGTGGGGAAAACCGCCATCCATCCCGGGACCTACGTGGCCAGCGAAGCCCCCCTGCTGGTGAACCAGGTGGCCCTGGTGGACCCCACCGACAG GAACCCCACAGAGGTGGAGTGGCGGTACACAGAAGAGGGCGAGCGGGTCCGTGTCTCCATGAGGACTGGTAGGATCATCCCCCAGCCCCCGGTGATCAGGGAAGACGGGATCGTCCCAGAACAGTGGAAAG aTGGCCCCAAGGACACCTCTGTGGAGGACGCCCTGGAGAAGACCTACACGCCCTCCCTGAAGACCTTCCAGGAGGAGGTCATGGAGCTGCAGGGAATCGTTGAGACGCGCACTTTCCGGAAGTCCTACTGGTACTGA